The proteins below are encoded in one region of Bacillus vallismortis:
- a CDS encoding beta-galactosidase yields MRRKLYHGACYYPELWDEETIQQDIDKMREVGVNVVRIGEFAWSVMEPEEGKIDVGFFKEIITRLYDNGIDTIMCTPTPTPPIWLSHGRPERMHVNEKREVMGHGSRQHACTNNPYFRKKAAIITTSIAKELGELPGLIGWQLDNEFKCHVAACMCETCLHLWHDWLRNRYGVIERLNEAWGTDVWSETYQAFEQVPQPGPAPFLHHASLSTMYQLFSMEMIASFADEQAKMIRCYSDAPITHNSSVMFSVDNERIFQNLDFVSYDTYASQENASAFLLNCDLWRNLKQGRPFWILETSPSYAASLESFAFPHADGYLQAEAVSSYALGSEGFCYWLWRQQRSGSEISHGSVLSAWGEPAVGYQNVLAVERARKEIESIILSTEPVQAEVAMTYSDRAKAFIKTEPHRGLQHRSLVTHFYERILHTGIHRDLIPEGVPLDGYRLLFTPFVPFLSSEFINKASAFAEAGGIWIAGPLTGGRTSEHTIHTACGLGELEKTAGIKTLYTFPMNEDVNTGKAFGITAPLGLWSAVFDTESGNALGTVESGPGSGHAFLTERKHGKGKIVMLGSLPSGKEGDAMLEALVRHYAAEAAISVRSDVTPGTIVAPRKGDHGLVWIIVNMDGKGGSVTLPEAGTDLLANRSEKAGRLAVGPHEYRVIQFDNHS; encoded by the coding sequence GTGAGGAGAAAACTGTATCACGGCGCTTGCTATTACCCGGAATTATGGGATGAGGAAACGATTCAGCAGGACATTGACAAGATGCGTGAAGTTGGCGTGAATGTTGTGCGGATCGGCGAGTTTGCCTGGTCTGTCATGGAGCCGGAAGAAGGGAAAATTGACGTCGGTTTTTTTAAAGAGATCATCACCCGGCTGTATGACAACGGCATCGACACGATCATGTGCACGCCGACGCCTACACCGCCGATTTGGCTGTCTCACGGCCGGCCGGAGCGCATGCATGTAAATGAAAAAAGAGAGGTCATGGGGCATGGCTCCCGTCAGCATGCTTGTACGAACAACCCGTATTTCCGAAAAAAAGCCGCCATTATTACCACAAGCATCGCCAAGGAGCTTGGCGAGCTCCCGGGACTGATCGGCTGGCAGCTAGACAATGAGTTTAAATGCCATGTTGCAGCATGCATGTGTGAGACGTGCTTGCACTTATGGCATGACTGGCTCAGAAACCGCTATGGCGTGATTGAGCGGTTAAACGAGGCATGGGGAACCGATGTGTGGAGCGAAACGTATCAGGCGTTTGAGCAGGTGCCGCAGCCCGGGCCGGCCCCGTTTCTGCATCACGCCTCTCTAAGCACAATGTATCAGCTGTTTTCGATGGAGATGATCGCTTCATTTGCGGATGAACAGGCCAAAATGATTCGCTGCTATTCGGATGCGCCGATCACGCATAACAGCTCTGTCATGTTTAGCGTGGACAATGAGCGGATCTTTCAGAATCTCGATTTTGTCTCCTATGATACGTACGCTTCGCAGGAAAATGCCTCCGCCTTTTTACTGAACTGTGATTTGTGGAGGAATTTGAAACAAGGGCGCCCGTTCTGGATTTTAGAAACGAGTCCGTCGTATGCCGCCTCGCTCGAAAGCTTTGCTTTTCCGCATGCCGATGGGTATTTACAGGCCGAAGCCGTATCTTCCTATGCCTTAGGAAGCGAGGGTTTTTGCTATTGGCTGTGGCGCCAGCAGCGTTCAGGAAGCGAGATTTCACACGGTTCGGTTCTCAGTGCCTGGGGTGAGCCGGCCGTGGGCTACCAGAATGTACTGGCGGTCGAACGGGCAAGAAAGGAGATCGAATCAATCATTCTATCGACAGAACCTGTTCAAGCCGAGGTGGCGATGACATACTCCGACAGAGCAAAAGCCTTTATTAAAACAGAGCCTCATCGGGGACTCCAGCACCGTTCACTTGTGACGCATTTTTATGAGCGTATTCTCCATACTGGGATTCACCGTGACCTTATTCCGGAAGGCGTTCCGCTGGACGGCTACCGCTTGCTGTTTACGCCATTTGTGCCGTTTCTGTCTTCCGAATTTATCAACAAAGCTTCAGCATTCGCTGAAGCGGGAGGCATTTGGATCGCTGGGCCGCTGACAGGAGGGCGCACAAGCGAGCATACAATTCATACCGCTTGCGGCCTTGGTGAGCTTGAGAAAACAGCCGGGATCAAAACGCTGTATACCTTTCCAATGAACGAAGATGTGAATACCGGAAAAGCGTTTGGCATCACGGCGCCGCTCGGGCTGTGGAGCGCGGTATTTGATACAGAGAGCGGAAATGCTCTTGGCACGGTTGAGTCAGGACCGGGATCAGGCCATGCTTTTTTGACAGAACGAAAGCACGGCAAGGGGAAAATCGTTATGCTCGGCTCGCTTCCATCAGGGAAAGAAGGGGATGCGATGCTGGAAGCGCTCGTCAGGCATTACGCGGCTGAAGCGGCCATTTCCGTCCGGTCGGATGTGACACCCGGCACAATCGTTGCCCCGCGCAAAGGCGATCATGGCCTTGTGTGGATCATCGTCAATATGGATGGAAAAGGCGGAAGCGTAACATTGCCGGAAGCGGGAACGGATTTGTTGGCGAACCGTTCGGAAAAAGCGGGGAGGCTGGCGGTCGGACCGCATGAATACCGTGTGATTCAGTTTGACAATCACAGCTGA
- a CDS encoding rhamnogalacturonan acetylesterase produces the protein MENHIYLAGDSTVQTYGDSTNQGGWGQFLGSHLPEHIQVINRAIGGRSSKTFVEEGRLQAILDVIEPDDWLFVQMGHNDASKNKPERYTEPYTTYKQYLKQYIAGAREKGAHPLLITPVARFHYENGVFLNDFPDYCIAMKQTAAEENVRLIDLMEKSLAFFTEKGEEKVYTYFMVSEGINDYTHFTKKGANEMAKLVAKGIKELGLPLTESIIKEG, from the coding sequence ATGGAAAATCACATTTATCTTGCTGGAGATTCGACGGTTCAAACGTATGGAGACAGCACAAATCAAGGGGGCTGGGGGCAGTTTCTCGGCTCGCATCTGCCGGAGCATATTCAGGTGATCAACAGAGCGATCGGGGGAAGAAGCTCGAAAACGTTTGTGGAAGAAGGCAGGCTTCAGGCGATTCTGGATGTGATTGAGCCGGATGACTGGCTGTTTGTGCAGATGGGCCACAATGACGCGTCGAAAAATAAGCCGGAGCGCTACACCGAGCCCTATACAACCTACAAACAATATTTAAAACAGTATATCGCAGGCGCGCGGGAAAAAGGCGCCCATCCGCTGCTCATCACTCCTGTAGCCCGCTTTCATTACGAGAACGGCGTGTTTTTGAACGACTTTCCTGATTATTGCATTGCCATGAAGCAGACGGCTGCTGAGGAGAATGTCCGGCTCATTGATCTCATGGAGAAAAGTCTCGCTTTCTTTACCGAGAAGGGTGAGGAAAAGGTGTACACCTATTTTATGGTATCGGAAGGAATAAACGATTACACGCATTTTACAAAGAAAGGCGCAAATGAAATGGCGAAACTTGTGGCAAAAGGCATCAAGGAGCTCGGCCTGCCATTGACAGAATCGATCATCAAAGAAGGGTGA